The following coding sequences lie in one Maribacter forsetii DSM 18668 genomic window:
- the fabF gene encoding beta-ketoacyl-ACP synthase II yields the protein MQLKRVVVTGLGALTPIGNNIEEYWNALVNGKSGSAPITYYDTEKFKVKFACELKNYKTEDHFERKEGRKLDRFAQYALVSSDEAILDSKLDLEKVDKFRVGVIWGAGIGGLETFQNEVMNFANGDGTPRFNPFFIPKMIADIAPGNISIKHGFMGPNYTTVSACASSANAMIDALNYIRLGHCDVIVTGGSEAAVTIAGMGGFGAMHALSTRNDSPETASRPFDATRDGFVLGEGAGALVLEEYEHAVARGAKIYAEVAGGGMSSDAYHMTAPHPDGIGVVRVMENCLRDAGMSIEDVDAINTHGTSTPLGDVAELKAITKVFGEHAKKININSTKSMTGHLLGAAGAIEAIASILAMEHGVVPPTINHTTVDENIDPSLNLTLNKAQKRDVKVAMSNTFGFGGHNACVVFKKID from the coding sequence ATGCAGTTAAAGCGAGTTGTAGTTACAGGTTTGGGGGCACTTACCCCAATAGGTAATAATATTGAAGAGTATTGGAATGCACTGGTCAACGGTAAAAGTGGCTCAGCTCCAATTACTTATTACGATACAGAAAAGTTCAAAGTAAAATTCGCATGTGAGCTAAAGAATTACAAGACGGAAGATCACTTTGAAAGAAAAGAAGGACGTAAGTTAGATAGATTTGCACAGTATGCTCTTGTATCTTCTGACGAAGCTATTCTTGACTCTAAATTAGATTTAGAAAAAGTAGATAAATTTCGTGTTGGTGTAATTTGGGGAGCAGGAATTGGAGGATTGGAAACTTTCCAGAACGAGGTCATGAATTTTGCCAATGGTGATGGTACACCAAGATTCAATCCATTCTTTATACCAAAGATGATTGCTGATATAGCACCGGGTAACATATCTATAAAACATGGTTTTATGGGTCCTAACTATACAACAGTTTCAGCATGTGCCTCTTCGGCCAATGCAATGATAGATGCCTTAAACTATATACGTTTAGGTCATTGTGATGTTATTGTAACAGGTGGTAGTGAAGCAGCTGTAACTATTGCAGGTATGGGTGGTTTTGGAGCAATGCACGCATTGTCTACAAGAAATGATAGTCCTGAAACGGCTTCAAGACCTTTTGATGCAACCAGAGACGGTTTTGTTTTAGGAGAAGGAGCAGGAGCTTTGGTTCTTGAAGAGTATGAACATGCAGTTGCAAGAGGAGCAAAAATATATGCGGAAGTAGCAGGTGGCGGTATGTCAAGTGATGCTTACCATATGACTGCGCCACACCCAGATGGTATTGGTGTAGTCAGGGTAATGGAAAACTGTTTAAGAGATGCAGGAATGTCAATTGAAGATGTAGATGCCATAAATACACATGGTACTTCTACACCTTTAGGTGATGTTGCGGAACTTAAGGCAATTACCAAGGTATTTGGTGAGCATGCCAAGAAAATAAATATCAATTCTACCAAGTCTATGACCGGTCACTTATTAGGTGCGGCGGGCGCTATTGAAGCAATCGCTTCAATATTGGCTATGGAACATGGTGTTGTACCACCAACAATTAACCATACCACGGTAGATGAGAATATAGATCCTAGTTTAAACCTTACATTGAACAAAGCTCAAAAACGAGATGTTAAAGTTGCTATGAGTAACACATTTGGTTTTGGCGGACACAATGCATGTGTAGTTTTTAAGAAAATCGATTAA
- a CDS encoding acyl carrier protein, with product MSDIASRVKAIIVDKLGVDENEVVTEASFTNDLGADSLDTVELIMEFEKEFDIQIPDDQAENIATVGQAISYIEEAK from the coding sequence ATGTCAGACATTGCATCAAGAGTTAAAGCTATCATCGTAGATAAATTAGGAGTTGATGAGAACGAAGTGGTAACCGAGGCTAGCTTTACTAACGATTTAGGCGCAGATTCATTAGACACAGTAGAGTTGATAATGGAGTTCGAAAAAGAATTTGATATTCAAATTCCAGACGATCAAGCTGAGAATATCGCAACTGTTGGTCAAGCCATCAGCTATATAGAAGAAGCGAAGTAA
- the purN gene encoding phosphoribosylglycinamide formyltransferase, whose amino-acid sequence MKTKKIILFASGSGSNVENIANYFILRKDVTICCVLTNKSDAKVIERCNRLEINALFFNRQAFSKSDFILNMLQSLEPDLIVLAGFLWKIPESITNAFPKQIINIHPALLPKYGGKGMYGMNVHNAVKENKETKTGITIHYVNAHYDEGAIIKQAKATIDENDTANDIAAKVHALEYEYFPKVIDEILSKQ is encoded by the coding sequence TTGAAAACCAAAAAAATTATTCTTTTTGCCTCAGGTTCTGGATCTAATGTTGAAAACATTGCCAATTATTTTATACTCCGCAAAGATGTTACTATATGCTGTGTATTAACTAACAAAAGCGATGCCAAAGTCATTGAACGCTGCAACAGACTTGAAATAAATGCTCTGTTTTTCAACAGACAAGCATTCTCAAAGAGCGACTTTATTCTAAATATGTTACAGTCCTTAGAACCTGACCTTATAGTATTAGCCGGCTTTTTATGGAAAATACCAGAATCTATCACCAATGCTTTCCCTAAGCAGATCATAAATATTCATCCTGCGTTACTACCTAAATATGGCGGTAAGGGCATGTACGGCATGAACGTTCATAATGCCGTTAAGGAAAACAAAGAGACTAAAACCGGTATTACTATACATTATGTAAATGCACATTATGATGAAGGCGCTATCATTAAACAGGCAAAAGCAACTATTGATGAAAACGATACCGCAAATGATATTGCCGCTAAAGTCCACGCATTAGAATATGAGTATTTCCCAAAAGTTATTGACGAAATTTTATCGAAACAATAA